A region of Ignatzschineria larvae DSM 13226 DNA encodes the following proteins:
- the pyrF gene encoding orotidine-5'-phosphate decarboxylase, with translation MTKPIIALDFPNYLETKAFLEMMPKGEELYIKIGMELFYNEGPMLVETLKARGYEVFLDLKLYDIPNTVKSAMIGLAKMGVDMVNVHAAGGKRMMEEALEGLEIGSGNSKRPRLIAVTQLTSMSEKEMQAEQNIQTSLLESVIHYSKMTNNSGLDGVVCSALEAKMVKENTRDSFLCVTPGIRLASDAADDQRRIMTPFEAKKNGSSYIVVGRSITQAKDPLKAYYTVKEEWERTE, from the coding sequence ATGACAAAACCCATTATTGCCCTCGACTTCCCCAATTATCTCGAAACGAAAGCTTTTCTAGAGATGATGCCTAAAGGGGAAGAACTCTATATTAAAATTGGGATGGAGCTCTTCTATAACGAAGGGCCTATGCTAGTTGAAACTCTCAAAGCAAGAGGTTATGAGGTTTTTTTAGATCTAAAACTCTACGATATTCCAAACACCGTAAAAAGTGCGATGATCGGCCTTGCTAAAATGGGCGTTGATATGGTGAATGTCCATGCTGCCGGAGGAAAACGCATGATGGAAGAGGCGTTAGAAGGCTTAGAGATTGGCAGTGGCAATTCAAAACGTCCACGTCTTATTGCCGTTACTCAGCTGACGAGTATGAGTGAAAAAGAGATGCAAGCAGAGCAAAATATTCAAACAAGCTTACTTGAATCAGTCATTCACTACAGCAAAATGACCAATAATTCAGGATTAGATGGCGTTGTCTGCTCAGCACTAGAAGCGAAGATGGTCAAAGAAAACACGCGCGACAGCTTCCTTTGTGTCACCCCAGGGATTCGTCTAGCCTCTGATGCCGCGGATGATCAACGCCGGATTATGACCCCCTTTGAAGCAAAGAAAAATGGTTCAAGTTATATCGTTGTAGGTCGCTCAATTACACAAGCGAAAGATCCATTAAAAGCATATTACACAGTGAAAGAAGAATGGGAGAGAACAGAATAA
- a CDS encoding MFS transporter: protein MTQHNHVPTIEKGDRKTLLASTLGYAMDGLDIMILAFALMLIKAEFGLTDAEGGMIQTITLIGTVIGGIVFGMLADKYGRVRVFNWTILLFSLFTGLAAISTSAEMFTVFRFLAGLGLGGEFGIGMTLVAETWPANKRSRATAVVAIGFQIGIVLAAVVGLLSPYIGWHGMFIIGALPALLVWWTRRNLSEPEIWLQVKREHRNKISIKPLFKDTRTTLTTLGLIIATSVQNFGFHGIMVWMPTMLAKEHGFTLSGTFYWTLITTLGMVIGTLTFGSASDKFGRRPVYILFLLVSAAFVWIYFQQSNYYVLMFLGAILGFFVNGMMGGYGALLSEHYPTEARSSAQNIIFNIGRGIAGFAPVIIGTLAMQYSISYALGLISGVYLLSALAFIFLIPETKGKILD, encoded by the coding sequence ATGACACAGCACAATCACGTCCCTACAATCGAGAAAGGGGATCGTAAGACGCTCCTTGCGTCCACCTTAGGCTACGCAATGGATGGCCTTGATATTATGATTCTCGCCTTTGCCTTGATGCTTATTAAAGCGGAATTTGGTTTAACCGATGCCGAAGGCGGTATGATTCAGACAATCACCTTAATCGGAACCGTTATTGGGGGAATTGTCTTTGGAATGTTGGCCGATAAATATGGTCGTGTGCGTGTTTTTAACTGGACTATCCTACTCTTTTCTCTCTTTACAGGATTAGCAGCAATCTCTACAAGTGCCGAGATGTTTACGGTTTTTCGTTTCTTAGCAGGTTTAGGCTTAGGCGGTGAGTTTGGCATCGGGATGACATTAGTTGCGGAAACCTGGCCGGCGAATAAACGTTCAAGAGCAACAGCAGTAGTCGCCATTGGCTTTCAAATCGGGATTGTACTAGCGGCAGTTGTAGGGTTACTCTCCCCTTATATCGGCTGGCATGGCATGTTTATTATTGGTGCATTGCCGGCACTATTAGTTTGGTGGACACGCCGCAACCTGAGTGAACCTGAAATTTGGTTACAAGTGAAAAGAGAACATCGCAATAAAATCTCCATTAAACCGCTGTTTAAAGATACGCGCACAACGCTCACAACATTAGGCCTTATTATCGCGACAAGCGTACAAAACTTCGGCTTTCACGGCATTATGGTGTGGATGCCAACAATGCTAGCAAAAGAGCATGGTTTTACGCTTTCAGGCACTTTCTATTGGACGCTTATTACAACGCTCGGTATGGTAATCGGTACTCTCACTTTTGGTTCTGCATCCGATAAATTTGGTCGCCGCCCTGTCTATATTCTCTTCCTTTTAGTCAGCGCTGCTTTTGTGTGGATCTATTTCCAACAATCGAATTACTATGTATTAATGTTCTTAGGCGCTATTTTAGGCTTCTTTGTGAATGGCATGATGGGAGGCTATGGAGCGCTTCTCTCCGAGCACTATCCTACCGAAGCTCGTTCTTCCGCTCAAAATATTATCTTTAATATCGGTCGTGGTATTGCTGGTTTTGCACCTGTTATTATCGGTACACTCGCGATGCAATATAGCATCAGTTATGCATTAGGCTTAATCTCCGGCGTATATCTCTTATCGGCGCTTGCTTTTATCTTCTTAATTCCAGAAACAAAAGGTAAAATACTTGATTAA
- a CDS encoding ABC transporter substrate-binding protein, producing MKTLLKRSVWMLPLMTALSVISPSMAVDKGIVMDFGAVDTLKALGKADRISALPIQNLPAYLSDLDLKDIQNSGGMKSPDLAVFAELKPQFIVISPRLGGRVDELSEYGKVLNFTVDSDHYAQSVATNILALAELVDAESEAKASLDVLNGKLDQVRAEIAQFPQTALVMIHNDGHYMATPTSGTAKFIHQFLGVKNAAPEVPQPTEQDKDARPARQAVDEAYLNNIQPDLIFVVDRSSAIGQTPMDQSLFETNVVSKAMNKDGKAIKVIYLDPTLWYLSGNGLISIETQANEVLSALKDSSSSAQ from the coding sequence ATGAAAACTCTGTTAAAACGTAGTGTTTGGATGCTCCCTTTAATGACAGCGCTCTCTGTTATCTCTCCTTCTATGGCTGTGGATAAAGGGATTGTTATGGATTTTGGGGCTGTGGATACCCTTAAAGCGCTAGGTAAAGCGGATCGTATCTCTGCGTTGCCAATACAGAATTTGCCGGCCTATCTATCCGATTTAGATCTTAAAGATATTCAAAATAGCGGTGGAATGAAATCGCCTGATTTAGCGGTATTTGCAGAGTTAAAACCCCAATTTATTGTGATATCTCCTCGCTTAGGCGGTCGTGTTGATGAATTAAGTGAATATGGAAAAGTACTTAATTTCACAGTAGATTCAGATCATTATGCTCAATCGGTGGCGACAAATATTTTGGCGTTAGCAGAGTTAGTGGATGCCGAATCCGAAGCAAAAGCATCATTAGATGTACTGAATGGCAAATTAGATCAAGTACGGGCTGAAATAGCCCAATTCCCTCAAACAGCCCTTGTGATGATCCACAATGATGGTCACTATATGGCAACGCCCACAAGTGGAACTGCAAAATTTATTCATCAATTTTTAGGGGTGAAGAATGCGGCTCCTGAAGTACCGCAACCCACAGAACAAGATAAAGATGCTCGCCCTGCACGTCAAGCAGTGGATGAGGCTTATTTGAATAACATTCAACCAGATCTTATTTTTGTAGTCGATCGTAGTAGTGCGATTGGTCAAACGCCGATGGATCAATCTCTATTTGAAACCAATGTTGTCAGTAAAGCAATGAATAAAGATGGAAAAGCGATTAAAGTGATCTATCTTGATCCAACCCTCTGGTATCTTTCAGGTAATGGCTTAATCAGTATCGAAACGCAAGCGAATGAGGTTCTTTCGGCATTAAAAGATTCTTCATCTTCTGCTCAATAA
- the gspG gene encoding type II secretion system major pseudopilin GspG — MMLTHSFKTFYKQGLSLVELMIISVIIAILIAMFSQNVLGINDESKITTVHQNIRSIEGALSIFREDFARYPTNEEGLNILVEDSGSALWQGPYIQPELLIDPWGIPYYYEITPQQYFLITLGQDRRESGKGLEEDIVYTRQLYSSQSR; from the coding sequence ATGATGCTGACACACTCTTTTAAAACCTTTTATAAACAAGGGCTATCCCTTGTTGAGTTGATGATTATTTCGGTGATTATTGCCATTTTAATCGCAATGTTCTCGCAAAATGTGTTAGGAATTAATGATGAATCGAAGATTACCACTGTTCATCAAAATATTCGTTCTATAGAGGGCGCGTTGTCGATTTTCCGCGAAGATTTTGCCCGTTATCCCACAAATGAAGAGGGGTTAAACATTTTAGTGGAGGATTCTGGATCTGCGTTATGGCAAGGGCCTTATATTCAGCCAGAATTGCTGATCGATCCTTGGGGCATTCCTTATTATTATGAGATTACCCCTCAACAATATTTTCTCATTACGCTTGGGCAAGATCGCCGGGAAAGTGGTAAAGGTTTAGAGGAAGATATTGTCTATACTCGGCAGCTCTATTCATCGCAATCTCGATAA
- the queF gene encoding preQ(1) synthase — protein MTTDKKTQLENLTLLGNQATIYPTEYSPAILETFKNAHPDREYFVNFHCPEFTTLCPLTNQPDFATIYISYVPTIEMVESKSLKLYLFSFRNHGSFHEDCVNIILNDLVSLMDPLYLEVRGEFTPRGGISIHPYANYGKTGTRWEAVAQSRLENFQF, from the coding sequence ATGACAACGGATAAAAAAACACAATTAGAAAATTTAACATTACTGGGGAATCAAGCAACGATCTACCCAACGGAATATTCGCCGGCGATTTTAGAGACCTTTAAAAATGCCCATCCTGATCGGGAATATTTTGTGAATTTTCATTGCCCTGAATTTACCACGCTCTGCCCGCTAACGAATCAACCCGATTTTGCTACGATCTATATCTCTTATGTCCCGACCATTGAGATGGTCGAGAGTAAATCGTTGAAACTCTATCTCTTTAGTTTTCGCAATCATGGCTCTTTCCATGAAGATTGTGTCAATATTATTCTCAATGATCTTGTCTCATTAATGGATCCTCTCTATCTTGAGGTGCGTGGTGAATTTACCCCTCGCGGCGGCATTTCTATTCATCCTTATGCCAATTATGGTAAAACAGGAACGCGCTGGGAAGCGGTTGCTCAAAGTCGGTTAGAGAACTTTCAGTTCTAA
- the aroA gene encoding 3-phosphoshikimate 1-carboxyvinyltransferase — protein sequence MAKHFLPRITKASGEVMIPGSKSISNRILLLAAISEGETVIHNLLKSDDTDRMLEALLELGVEITVVDPKTRSFLVKGCPQGFPTKAAQLFLGNAGTAFRSLTAALALNGGEYQLTGVPRMHERPIKDLVDALDGLGFQVDYLENRGFPPLQIHPGKLQSKHITLKGDVSSQYLTALLLTLPQLNQAIEIEIVGELISKPYVAITLILLEQFGVEIKHDNYQRFFIPEDAKYRSPGVFFVESDASSASYYLGLGALCGPLTVKGVGTDSIQGDIRFIEALEMMGATVEWYANEVVVGPPQNGILKGIDLDCNHIPDAAMTLAVLAVFADSKTILRNIGSWRVKETDRIRAMATELMKFGVQVEEGGDFLVIYPQEKLNENVEVETYDDHRIAMCFSLLSYKVPLTILDPRCVDKTFPTYFECLNAVTQ from the coding sequence ATGGCGAAACACTTTTTACCCCGTATTACAAAAGCCTCTGGTGAAGTGATGATTCCAGGCTCTAAGAGTATTTCTAATCGGATTTTACTATTAGCGGCGATAAGTGAAGGGGAAACGGTCATTCACAACCTACTAAAAAGTGATGATACTGATCGTATGTTAGAAGCGCTTTTAGAATTAGGCGTTGAAATCACTGTGGTGGATCCGAAAACTCGCTCTTTTTTGGTGAAAGGTTGTCCTCAAGGTTTTCCGACTAAAGCAGCTCAATTATTCTTAGGTAATGCCGGAACAGCCTTTCGTTCATTGACAGCGGCACTTGCGCTTAATGGTGGAGAATATCAATTAACCGGTGTACCGCGAATGCATGAACGTCCGATTAAAGATCTTGTGGATGCGCTTGATGGTTTAGGCTTTCAAGTGGATTATCTTGAAAATAGGGGCTTCCCTCCTCTACAGATTCATCCCGGCAAGTTACAATCTAAGCATATTACGCTCAAAGGTGATGTTTCAAGTCAATATCTTACGGCGCTACTTCTAACGTTACCGCAATTAAATCAAGCAATTGAGATTGAAATTGTGGGAGAGCTCATCTCAAAACCCTATGTGGCGATTACCCTTATCCTACTTGAGCAATTTGGTGTAGAGATTAAACACGATAACTACCAACGATTTTTCATTCCAGAAGATGCCAAATATCGTTCACCAGGCGTTTTCTTTGTAGAGAGTGATGCATCTAGCGCTTCTTATTATCTTGGCTTAGGAGCGCTCTGTGGACCTCTCACTGTAAAAGGTGTGGGGACTGATTCGATACAAGGGGATATCCGTTTTATTGAAGCACTTGAGATGATGGGCGCTACAGTGGAGTGGTATGCTAATGAGGTCGTCGTTGGACCGCCTCAAAATGGCATTTTAAAAGGCATAGACCTCGATTGCAATCATATCCCCGATGCAGCGATGACTTTGGCTGTACTGGCTGTTTTTGCCGATTCTAAGACGATTCTACGCAATATAGGTAGTTGGCGCGTGAAAGAAACCGACCGAATTCGTGCAATGGCCACTGAATTGATGAAATTTGGGGTTCAAGTGGAAGAGGGGGGCGATTTCTTAGTGATCTATCCTCAAGAAAAGCTCAATGAGAATGTCGAAGTTGAGACTTACGATGATCATCGGATAGCGATGTGTTTCTCACTACTCTCTTATAAAGTCCCATTAACAATTTTAGATCCACGCTGTGTGGATAAGACTTTCCCGACCTATTTCGAATGTCTTAATGCAGTGACGCAATAG
- the truC gene encoding tRNA pseudouridine(65) synthase TruC, which yields MTSIYANSENDVAVQSAETTSQSITPQPITTQALEILYQDEEIIAVNKPAGWFVHRSLLDPKVTDIVLQHLRDQVGRYLYPIHRLDRPTSGVLLFAFTEESARILSQLWQENRVTKRYLAIIRGYLTDSGEINEPLTVMKDKIADRYEGIKEAQEAHTFYRGIDTVELPLSTGKYPTSRYSLVELRPETGRKHQLRRHMNHIAHPIVGDTTHGDLRHNRLFSTHYGVDRLLLHAYQLEIIHPTQKTTLIITAPFDNLWITLLTALGWKNPISI from the coding sequence ATGACTTCTATATATGCGAATAGTGAGAATGATGTCGCTGTACAATCTGCAGAGACTACATCTCAATCAATTACACCTCAACCCATTACAACTCAAGCATTAGAGATCCTCTATCAAGATGAGGAGATCATAGCGGTCAATAAGCCTGCAGGCTGGTTCGTTCATCGTTCTCTATTAGACCCCAAAGTCACTGATATCGTCCTTCAACATCTGCGGGATCAGGTTGGGCGTTACCTCTACCCTATTCATCGTTTAGATCGACCTACTTCCGGCGTGCTTCTTTTTGCTTTTACCGAAGAGAGTGCGCGTATTTTATCTCAATTGTGGCAAGAGAATCGTGTGACAAAACGATATTTAGCCATCATACGAGGTTATCTCACTGATTCAGGGGAGATTAATGAACCTTTAACTGTGATGAAAGATAAAATTGCCGATCGTTATGAGGGGATAAAAGAGGCGCAGGAAGCGCATACTTTTTACCGAGGAATTGATACAGTTGAGCTACCGTTATCCACAGGGAAATATCCCACTTCTCGTTATTCCTTGGTAGAATTAAGACCAGAAACAGGGCGGAAACATCAATTACGCCGGCATATGAATCATATTGCTCATCCTATTGTAGGAGATACAACACATGGCGACTTACGGCATAATAGGCTCTTTTCAACGCATTATGGGGTTGATCGATTGTTGCTTCACGCTTATCAATTAGAGATTATTCATCCGACCCAAAAAACGACACTCATCATTACTGCACCATTCGATAACTTGTGGATAACTCTGTTGACAGCATTGGGATGGAAAAATCCAATCTCAATATAA
- a CDS encoding DUF1622 domain-containing protein, with the protein MIFAYIEWGVELLVDILNIFSILVLLIGVVKAAFGFIKNECSKADRFAIAHKNNGIKIYLGSYILLSLEILIASDIIETIMNPSIDDMLILGGIVVIRTAISFFLGKEIEAGERERLEKEQIEK; encoded by the coding sequence ATGATATTTGCTTATATTGAATGGGGCGTTGAGCTCTTAGTCGATATTCTCAATATTTTTTCAATTCTTGTACTCTTAATCGGCGTGGTGAAAGCGGCTTTTGGCTTTATCAAAAATGAATGTTCTAAAGCTGACCGCTTTGCGATTGCTCATAAAAATAATGGTATTAAGATCTATCTCGGTTCCTATATTCTCTTGAGTTTAGAGATACTCATAGCTTCTGATATTATCGAAACCATTATGAATCCCTCTATTGACGATATGTTAATTTTAGGGGGCATTGTGGTCATTCGGACCGCAATCTCTTTCTTCTTAGGCAAAGAGATTGAGGCCGGCGAGAGAGAACGATTAGAGAAAGAACAAATTGAGAAATAA
- a CDS encoding tetratricopeptide repeat protein, translating to MRKISSKKLLLSLIVSAMLSPALAANSLEDYIDQTLDRYQAVSETKIAADKSAELSIEKLLTSSQTARHQKLKSNLNTIEQGAKAQNPDDLFLLGYYYYSEGENDNNPETFAKAKQYFLDAEKLGSKDASYLLGELYYYGEGVEQDYLEAAKYYQKAADQGQAEALFSLASLYMSGRGVEENQNRAIELYEAAAHLNHADSINVLAYTYENGNIGEIVPNREKALEWYQKGCEQGNASSCESKDQLTVRSEGFDDLLVQAKKEIPSVNNTTETLPVVADILTLNTFERLMLLNDHAATLIDGAEANNADDTFLLGLLYETQGELNNSEADYQKAKVIFEKAAELGSKDALYNLGELYYYGNGVEQDYQKSLEYYSNPSLSDYPEALFSLAVQYDLGEGVDQSYAKSLELYKKAASLGHGPSIFNVGYMYEHGEYVEQDLREALNWYKKACDVQYQDGCYAYSIVQSYFPFDIEDDSDEALVDNANDDINMMADNNSSMALVEDSATTDPLLQLPTDEAIDEDVEEKSVDNSGDNAETDAVVAETLAAESTELETQDPELVLLETQEAAEELTQDPPLAVDSTSTTDKNTEAPALQSFFNEIMGNVAPEPALTLDSASILAADPTQAKAFLLEEMPQILENIKTDQSGESLFLSGYLFLLEAYDTEDMNTLNQAIKLFEVASEAGNNDATFYLGKIYFDTAESDSDMIKARYYFEKLRNSDHAEALFYLASIYDLGLGVPQSSEQSFALYQKAAGLGYAPAAYNVGFMYENGEAVDIDLIEASNWYNEACILGDTDGCEKVTELASAIEAENQKIDEVTQKIEGGIKNIFKEIINNIQTDEK from the coding sequence ATGCGCAAGATTTCTTCCAAAAAATTACTTCTCTCCTTGATTGTTTCAGCAATGCTTTCACCAGCACTTGCCGCAAATTCCCTCGAAGATTATATCGATCAAACGCTCGATCGTTATCAGGCAGTTTCGGAAACAAAAATTGCCGCAGATAAGAGTGCGGAGCTCTCTATCGAAAAACTACTCACCTCATCTCAAACGGCTCGTCATCAAAAGCTCAAATCGAATCTCAATACGATCGAGCAAGGTGCTAAAGCGCAAAATCCTGATGATCTCTTTCTCCTTGGATATTACTACTATTCAGAAGGGGAAAATGATAATAATCCTGAAACCTTTGCGAAAGCCAAACAATATTTCTTAGATGCAGAAAAATTGGGCTCTAAAGATGCCTCCTACCTTTTAGGTGAACTCTACTATTATGGGGAAGGCGTTGAACAAGATTATCTAGAAGCGGCAAAGTATTACCAAAAAGCCGCTGATCAAGGTCAAGCAGAAGCGCTCTTTAGTCTTGCCTCTCTCTATATGTCCGGTCGTGGTGTAGAGGAGAATCAAAATAGAGCGATTGAACTCTATGAAGCGGCGGCTCATTTAAATCATGCGGATTCTATTAATGTCCTTGCCTATACTTATGAAAATGGCAATATCGGTGAGATTGTGCCAAATCGTGAAAAAGCCCTTGAATGGTATCAAAAAGGCTGTGAACAAGGGAATGCTTCAAGCTGTGAATCAAAAGATCAGTTAACTGTTCGCTCTGAAGGTTTTGATGATCTTTTAGTTCAAGCGAAAAAAGAGATACCCTCAGTCAACAATACCACCGAGACGCTACCAGTTGTCGCCGACATCCTTACTTTAAATACCTTCGAGAGACTCATGCTCTTAAATGATCATGCCGCTACACTAATCGATGGTGCTGAAGCGAACAATGCCGATGATACATTTCTTCTAGGTCTACTTTATGAGACTCAAGGAGAGCTCAATAACAGTGAAGCGGATTATCAGAAAGCAAAAGTGATCTTTGAAAAAGCCGCTGAGTTAGGATCGAAAGATGCACTCTATAATCTCGGCGAGCTCTACTATTATGGTAACGGAGTAGAACAAGACTATCAAAAATCACTTGAATACTACTCAAATCCAAGCTTAAGCGATTATCCTGAAGCACTCTTTAGTCTTGCTGTACAGTATGACTTAGGTGAAGGCGTTGATCAGAGCTATGCAAAATCATTAGAACTTTACAAAAAGGCTGCATCATTAGGTCATGGCCCATCGATATTTAATGTAGGGTATATGTATGAACATGGGGAATATGTCGAACAAGATCTCCGTGAAGCACTGAATTGGTACAAAAAAGCCTGTGATGTGCAATATCAGGATGGCTGCTACGCTTATTCTATCGTGCAATCTTACTTCCCATTTGATATCGAAGATGATAGTGATGAAGCATTAGTCGATAATGCTAATGATGATATCAACATGATGGCAGACAATAATAGCTCCATGGCACTTGTTGAAGACTCTGCAACAACCGATCCGCTACTTCAACTTCCTACCGATGAAGCTATAGATGAAGATGTTGAGGAGAAATCTGTAGATAATAGCGGTGATAATGCAGAAACAGATGCTGTAGTTGCGGAAACACTTGCGGCAGAATCAACAGAATTAGAAACCCAAGATCCTGAGCTTGTACTGCTTGAAACACAGGAAGCAGCAGAAGAGCTAACACAAGATCCGCCATTAGCGGTTGACTCAACGTCAACAACAGATAAAAATACAGAAGCGCCTGCCCTACAATCTTTCTTTAATGAGATTATGGGAAATGTAGCACCAGAACCCGCTTTAACACTCGATAGTGCCTCAATTTTAGCGGCAGATCCGACTCAAGCAAAAGCTTTCTTACTTGAAGAGATGCCTCAAATTCTTGAAAATATCAAAACAGATCAAAGTGGTGAAAGCCTCTTCTTATCGGGTTATCTCTTCCTCTTAGAAGCTTACGATACGGAAGATATGAACACTCTCAATCAAGCGATCAAACTATTTGAGGTTGCTTCGGAAGCGGGTAACAATGATGCAACATTCTATCTCGGTAAAATCTATTTTGATACCGCTGAATCTGATTCAGATATGATCAAAGCGCGTTATTACTTTGAGAAACTGCGTAATAGCGATCATGCTGAAGCACTCTTCTACTTAGCAAGTATCTATGATCTTGGTTTAGGTGTACCACAAAGCTCAGAGCAATCATTTGCACTTTACCAAAAAGCAGCAGGTTTAGGCTACGCGCCAGCGGCTTACAATGTGGGCTTTATGTATGAAAATGGTGAAGCTGTGGATATTGATCTGATTGAAGCGAGTAATTGGTATAACGAAGCCTGTATTTTAGGCGATACTGATGGTTGCGAGAAAGTCACTGAATTAGCCTCAGCCATTGAAGCGGAAAATCAGAAGATTGATGAAGTCACGCAAAAAATTGAAGGCGGTATCAAAAACATCTTTAAAGAGATCATCAATAATATTCAAACTGATGAAAAATAA
- the pyrE gene encoding orotate phosphoribosyltransferase produces MNTNNTANLQHDETVKHKVAEALLSIDAVSLSPKDPFTWASGLKSPIYCDNRLIVSHPEVRKFISKNLIKLIQENFPGVEVIAGTATAGIPHASWVSAVLEKPMVYVRSSPKKHGRGNMIEGIIKPGQKVVIVEDLISTGGSSLTCADALKEAGAEVIGVAAIFSYDLPIAAENFGKVGLHYATLSNYPALLETALSKNIISEEERVALTEWNKDPSSWGK; encoded by the coding sequence ATGAATACGAATAATACTGCTAATTTACAACATGATGAAACCGTAAAACATAAAGTTGCGGAAGCACTGCTCTCTATCGATGCTGTTTCATTATCGCCTAAAGATCCTTTTACTTGGGCATCAGGCCTTAAATCTCCAATTTATTGTGATAACCGTCTTATTGTCAGTCATCCTGAAGTACGGAAATTTATCTCAAAAAATTTGATTAAATTGATCCAGGAGAACTTCCCTGGAGTAGAAGTGATTGCGGGAACCGCAACGGCCGGCATTCCTCACGCATCTTGGGTGAGTGCGGTCTTAGAAAAACCGATGGTCTATGTTCGTAGCTCACCTAAGAAACATGGTCGCGGGAATATGATCGAAGGAATTATTAAGCCGGGCCAAAAAGTCGTAATCGTAGAAGATCTAATCTCAACCGGTGGCAGCTCTTTAACCTGTGCAGATGCACTCAAAGAAGCAGGCGCTGAAGTGATTGGTGTTGCGGCAATCTTCTCTTACGATCTACCTATTGCAGCGGAAAACTTTGGTAAAGTAGGTCTACATTATGCGACTTTAAGTAATTATCCTGCACTGCTTGAAACAGCGCTTAGCAAAAACATCATTAGCGAAGAGGAGCGTGTTGCCCTCACTGAATGGAATAAAGATCCAAGTAGCTGGGGTAAGTAA